Proteins from one Gimesia maris genomic window:
- a CDS encoding protein translocase subunit SecDF — protein sequence MTGIEFHSAGLFAAEVTEKAPSSISGWSIIAIILAVFVVPFVLGVVIARALKMKDYGKKIGLVLFTAVIAATPFVWQVTHGHDWRDAIRLGIDLAGGSNMVFEVDESQSEKELSNEVMDQMVGAIGRRINPSGTEEVTVRKVGQNRIEVIVPGADSEDVQRIKSLITRLGSLEFAIVANRRDRDHADEVARALENPEKKDIRDKEGRVVASWREVKGDDKYEGVDQIVARPVTREDGTQGEEVLILIEPNEDRRVTGKYLVRASQTTDQNGGPAVRFVFNAKGGSLFGTLTSKNRPSKDGFERHLAVLLDGKVQSAPSIRDTISTEGIISGRFTQKEVNELLNVLNAGALEVPLKPEPVSEFSISPLLGSDVQEKGKQAILIAACAVIIFMLIYYRFAGVVANICLTLNLLLVMGCMSFIDATFTLPGLAGLVLTIGMAVDANVLIFERIREEKARGSSLRMAINNGFSRAFTTIVDANLTTLIVAVVLYIIGTDQVRGFAVTLFIGIVMSMFTALYVGRLFFDIFERKRWITDLKMMSIVGTTNLDFIGKKMIAAFFSGALIVIGLIVVVTRGQENLDIDFTGGTMVTFEFEDKQEIDDVRGLLQGPFGNSLTIEQLQLSNDPASEGRFFRLRTTLNDADAGDTKTTATNTIRGKLNEAFGDAAHKLRKVTMEYGDVKKLTGSEDSPGGTEVSLTFSGEVKTSTVDNYLKEAIAGITNADGSDKYDRIPEFQLQGVADSKEEEADKRFKKMTMQAGPDLLEDDLKTALAAMQDVMATTAILDEVNSFDSSVASEMQESALLAMLISLIAIVAYIWFRFQRITFGLAAVAALVHDVLVVLGMVALGAYLSDTALGPILGLNDFKINLPMIAAFLTIVGYSLNDTIVVFDRIREVRGKNPALTTSMVNDSLNQTLSRTLLTSITTLIVVLILYAIGGEGIHGFAYCLVLGVIVGTYSSIFIASPVLIWLMNRPGSATARATEQSQKRASVSN from the coding sequence ATGACAGGGATTGAATTTCACTCAGCAGGTCTTTTCGCTGCGGAAGTGACTGAAAAAGCGCCATCAAGTATCTCAGGCTGGAGTATCATAGCGATTATTCTTGCCGTGTTTGTAGTACCTTTCGTGTTGGGGGTGGTAATTGCCCGCGCACTTAAAATGAAGGACTATGGGAAGAAAATTGGTCTGGTCCTGTTCACAGCTGTGATCGCTGCGACTCCCTTTGTCTGGCAGGTGACTCACGGGCATGACTGGCGCGATGCCATTCGCCTGGGGATCGACCTTGCCGGCGGTTCGAACATGGTCTTTGAAGTAGATGAATCACAGAGTGAAAAAGAGCTCTCTAACGAAGTGATGGATCAGATGGTCGGTGCCATTGGGCGACGTATCAATCCCTCAGGTACAGAAGAAGTCACTGTTCGCAAAGTCGGTCAGAATCGGATTGAAGTCATCGTTCCCGGTGCGGATTCAGAAGACGTCCAGCGAATCAAATCGTTGATTACCCGCCTGGGAAGCCTGGAATTTGCTATTGTTGCCAACCGGAGAGACCGCGATCATGCTGATGAAGTGGCGCGAGCGCTGGAGAATCCCGAGAAAAAAGACATTCGCGATAAAGAGGGACGTGTGGTTGCCAGCTGGCGTGAAGTCAAAGGCGATGACAAATACGAAGGCGTTGATCAGATCGTCGCCCGACCTGTGACTCGCGAAGACGGGACTCAGGGTGAGGAAGTTCTGATTCTGATTGAACCGAATGAAGATCGACGTGTCACCGGGAAATACCTGGTACGGGCCAGCCAGACCACTGACCAGAATGGTGGTCCTGCGGTTCGGTTCGTGTTTAATGCAAAAGGCGGAAGCCTGTTTGGAACGCTGACTTCTAAAAACCGTCCCAGTAAAGATGGATTTGAACGGCATCTGGCTGTGCTGCTGGACGGCAAAGTTCAGTCCGCCCCCAGTATCCGGGATACGATCAGCACCGAAGGGATCATCTCCGGTCGTTTCACTCAGAAAGAAGTGAATGAACTGTTGAATGTATTGAATGCCGGTGCTCTGGAAGTTCCTTTGAAGCCGGAACCTGTTTCTGAATTCTCTATCAGCCCGTTGCTGGGAAGTGATGTCCAGGAAAAAGGGAAACAGGCAATTCTGATTGCCGCTTGCGCCGTGATTATCTTCATGCTGATTTATTATCGGTTTGCGGGGGTCGTGGCGAACATCTGTCTGACGCTGAACCTGCTGCTGGTGATGGGCTGCATGTCGTTTATTGATGCTACGTTTACCCTGCCCGGTTTAGCTGGTCTGGTACTGACGATCGGTATGGCGGTTGATGCGAATGTCTTGATATTCGAACGTATCAGGGAAGAAAAAGCCCGCGGCTCCAGCTTGAGAATGGCCATCAATAACGGTTTTTCCCGTGCTTTCACGACGATTGTTGACGCCAACCTGACCACACTGATTGTGGCTGTAGTGCTGTATATTATCGGGACCGACCAGGTACGCGGCTTCGCAGTCACGTTATTCATCGGGATTGTGATGAGTATGTTCACGGCCCTGTATGTGGGCCGGTTGTTCTTCGATATCTTCGAACGAAAACGCTGGATTACCGATCTGAAAATGATGAGTATTGTTGGTACAACGAACCTCGACTTCATCGGAAAGAAGATGATTGCCGCCTTTTTCTCTGGGGCATTGATTGTGATCGGTCTGATTGTGGTGGTGACGCGTGGCCAGGAAAACCTGGATATTGACTTCACCGGCGGGACCATGGTCACGTTCGAGTTCGAAGACAAACAGGAAATTGACGATGTACGAGGACTGTTGCAGGGGCCATTTGGCAACAGCCTGACAATTGAGCAATTGCAACTTTCAAACGATCCCGCTTCTGAAGGACGTTTCTTCCGTCTGCGAACAACTTTAAATGACGCGGATGCAGGTGATACTAAGACCACGGCAACTAATACGATTCGTGGGAAACTGAATGAAGCCTTCGGTGACGCAGCTCATAAGTTGCGTAAGGTGACCATGGAGTATGGTGACGTCAAAAAGCTGACCGGCAGCGAGGACTCACCGGGTGGTACTGAGGTCTCATTGACTTTCAGTGGCGAAGTGAAAACGTCTACCGTTGATAACTACCTGAAAGAAGCAATTGCAGGTATCACCAATGCTGATGGCTCAGATAAATATGATCGAATTCCTGAATTTCAACTGCAGGGTGTAGCAGACAGCAAGGAAGAGGAAGCGGATAAGCGGTTCAAGAAAATGACCATGCAGGCCGGGCCAGATCTGCTGGAGGACGATTTGAAAACCGCGCTTGCTGCGATGCAGGATGTGATGGCGACAACTGCCATTCTGGATGAAGTGAACAGTTTTGACAGCTCAGTGGCCAGTGAGATGCAGGAATCTGCTTTACTGGCGATGCTGATCAGTCTGATTGCGATTGTGGCTTATATCTGGTTCCGTTTCCAGCGAATTACCTTCGGTCTGGCTGCAGTCGCTGCCCTGGTACATGACGTGCTGGTTGTGCTGGGAATGGTTGCATTGGGTGCTTATCTCAGCGACACGGCCCTGGGGCCGATCCTGGGATTGAATGACTTCAAAATCAACCTGCCTATGATTGCTGCGTTTCTGACGATCGTCGGTTATTCATTGAACGATACCATTGTGGTCTTCGACCGGATACGTGAAGTACGAGGCAAGAATCCCGCATTGACGACCAGCATGGTCAATGACAGTTTGAACCAGACCCTGTCCCGTACCTTGTTGACGTCAATTACCACTTTGATCGTGGTTCTGATCCTCTATGCCATCGGTGGTGAGGGTATCCATGGGTTTGCTTACTGTCTGGTACTGGGTGTGATTGTCGGTACTTACAGTTCGATCTTTATTGCCAGCCCGGTTCTGATCTGGTTGATGAATCGACCTGGTAGTGCCACTGCCCGGGCAACCGAGCAGAGTCAGAAGCGAGCCAGTGTGAGCAACTGA
- the tsaB gene encoding tRNA (adenosine(37)-N6)-threonylcarbamoyltransferase complex dimerization subunit type 1 TsaB — MYFVCVRVENSEFYLGIETSGHSGSVAVYRPGQKITQVELSQQGRKHAQTLVAEVKNILERLEMTARQITAVGVSRGPGSFTGLRIGITFAKTFGYVTGCTVVGIDTFEAIALKSPPQIKETWVISNAQRGDLFVGKYLKTSERHWQQVTDIGLRSIEEFSNFLQPGDTVSGPGITLLPENLQSDPRLLQPEFHIPQAAEIAEITARIMQENQPPRNEVWDLTPFYLRKSAAEEKWDAQQ, encoded by the coding sequence ATGTATTTTGTTTGTGTCCGCGTGGAAAATTCTGAGTTTTATTTAGGTATTGAGACATCGGGGCACTCCGGATCCGTGGCAGTCTATCGCCCCGGTCAAAAAATCACCCAGGTTGAGCTTTCTCAACAGGGCAGGAAACACGCCCAAACCCTGGTTGCAGAAGTCAAAAATATCCTTGAACGTCTCGAAATGACTGCCCGACAGATTACAGCCGTGGGAGTCAGTCGCGGCCCTGGCAGTTTCACCGGATTAAGAATCGGTATCACGTTCGCAAAAACATTCGGATATGTGACTGGCTGTACTGTCGTCGGAATTGATACTTTCGAAGCGATTGCTTTGAAAAGCCCCCCTCAAATCAAGGAAACCTGGGTCATCTCCAATGCGCAGCGGGGAGATCTGTTTGTCGGGAAATATCTGAAAACCTCAGAACGGCATTGGCAGCAGGTCACTGATATCGGACTGAGAAGTATCGAAGAATTTAGTAACTTTCTACAACCCGGCGATACCGTTTCGGGGCCGGGAATTACTCTACTTCCGGAGAACCTTCAGTCTGATCCACGCCTGCTGCAACCGGAATTTCACATACCGCAAGCGGCTGAAATTGCAGAAATCACAGCAAGAATAATGCAGGAAAACCAGCCCCCCCGAAATGAAGTCTGGGACCTGACTCCCTTTTATCTCAGAAAAAGCGCAGCAGAAGAAAAATGGGACGCACAACAATAA
- a CDS encoding DUF6793 family protein, whose amino-acid sequence MALYEIETNAHIMVGWANTQEEAENAAQENYPEDEILRVTRRPRDMWVISKRLLGIEGHTEPCDMARECLFRASGDKVHAIRLYMRDTGADLHEAQLAIETNMSVGW is encoded by the coding sequence ATGGCTCTTTATGAGATTGAAACAAACGCACATATCATGGTGGGTTGGGCGAATACTCAAGAGGAAGCGGAAAATGCTGCTCAGGAAAATTATCCTGAAGATGAGATCTTAAGAGTCACTCGTCGTCCTCGCGACATGTGGGTGATTTCAAAACGCCTGCTCGGAATTGAAGGGCACACAGAACCCTGCGACATGGCACGCGAATGCCTGTTCCGCGCTTCCGGCGACAAAGTTCACGCTATTCGTCTTTACATGCGTGACACCGGTGCCGATCTCCACGAAGCACAACTGGCTATTGAAACCAATATGTCAGTCGGCTGGTAA
- a CDS encoding chloride channel protein — MVYFKKLGALLTSFDLKTSGKWFVLSCLIGIVAGLGGIVFDVLIQVVQHNTLVAIAGFDHPQTVGEHSIYEDEEARKAFSPWWMLAVITAGGLVSGIIVYNIAPEAEGHGTDAAIDAFHNKRGLILPRVPIVKTIASALTLGTGGSAGREGPIAQIGAGFGSWVATVLKLSARDRRIMLAAGVGAGIGAIFRAPLAGALFAAEIMYSNADFESDVIVPAAMSSIIAYSVYCMSLPQELQFMPLFGDGLHHTVDSHFELIPYTILSVILSLAAMFYVKTFYGTNRFFKSIPIKPMFKPAIGAFLTGIVGIGMYYLFNKDLQALTVMSTGYGILQDALTSAAQISIPLLLTVAVVKVFTTSLTIGSGGSGGVFGPSMVIGGCVGTATGRILQDLWPEMVTQPEAYGLVGMAGFFAGAAHAPISTIIMVSEITGNYSLLLPTMLSSTLCFVLCQKVHLYQKQYPSRLDSPAHRGDFLIDVLEGSRVSDVFDPGRKIQLIHQSKTLDEIVHSLAGTQQHYFPVVDNEGRIIGIFSEDDVRAYLYDETIWKLALARDIMQSNFVKVRPDDDLNTVMQRFTAINVEALPVVDQEDSGILLGMLNRKETIGYYNQQLMKHKRAGEESEG; from the coding sequence ATGGTTTATTTTAAGAAATTGGGTGCGCTGCTTACTTCTTTTGATCTGAAGACCAGTGGCAAATGGTTTGTACTTTCCTGCCTGATTGGAATCGTGGCCGGTCTGGGAGGAATTGTCTTTGATGTATTGATCCAGGTTGTTCAGCATAACACGCTTGTTGCCATCGCTGGATTTGACCACCCGCAGACCGTGGGGGAGCATTCGATCTATGAAGATGAAGAAGCCCGGAAAGCATTTTCTCCCTGGTGGATGCTGGCAGTGATAACAGCAGGTGGTCTGGTTTCAGGGATTATCGTTTATAATATTGCTCCGGAGGCAGAAGGACACGGAACAGACGCCGCGATTGATGCTTTTCATAACAAGCGGGGGCTGATTTTGCCTCGTGTTCCGATCGTCAAGACGATCGCCTCTGCATTGACACTGGGAACAGGTGGTTCTGCGGGGCGCGAGGGGCCGATTGCCCAGATTGGTGCCGGTTTTGGGTCGTGGGTGGCGACAGTCTTGAAACTGTCTGCGCGAGATCGTCGTATTATGCTGGCAGCGGGTGTCGGCGCCGGAATCGGTGCGATCTTTCGTGCGCCCCTGGCAGGTGCCTTGTTTGCTGCGGAAATCATGTACAGCAATGCTGATTTTGAATCAGATGTGATTGTGCCGGCTGCGATGTCATCAATCATTGCTTATTCCGTCTATTGTATGTCTCTCCCACAGGAACTGCAGTTTATGCCTTTGTTCGGTGATGGTCTGCATCATACAGTCGATTCCCACTTCGAGTTGATTCCCTATACTATTCTGTCGGTCATCCTGAGTCTGGCTGCCATGTTTTACGTAAAGACATTTTATGGGACCAACCGGTTCTTCAAATCGATTCCGATCAAACCAATGTTCAAGCCGGCGATCGGTGCCTTTTTGACCGGTATCGTCGGGATCGGCATGTATTATCTGTTTAATAAAGATCTGCAGGCATTGACTGTAATGTCGACAGGCTATGGGATATTGCAGGACGCATTAACTTCTGCGGCCCAGATCAGCATTCCGCTGTTGCTGACGGTTGCCGTTGTCAAAGTATTTACGACTTCACTGACGATCGGATCGGGAGGTTCAGGTGGGGTATTTGGTCCTTCGATGGTGATTGGTGGCTGCGTCGGAACAGCAACCGGTCGAATACTGCAGGATTTGTGGCCTGAAATGGTAACGCAACCGGAGGCTTATGGTCTGGTCGGTATGGCCGGTTTTTTTGCCGGAGCTGCGCATGCTCCCATTTCAACGATCATCATGGTTTCAGAAATTACAGGAAACTATTCACTGCTGTTACCTACCATGCTGTCCTCCACGCTCTGCTTTGTGCTTTGTCAGAAAGTTCATCTCTATCAGAAACAGTATCCCAGTCGACTCGATTCGCCGGCACATCGGGGTGATTTCCTGATTGATGTTCTTGAAGGGAGCCGTGTGTCAGATGTATTCGATCCAGGCAGAAAGATTCAATTGATTCATCAGTCGAAAACGCTTGATGAAATCGTGCACTCTCTGGCAGGAACCCAGCAGCATTATTTCCCTGTCGTGGATAATGAGGGGCGCATAATTGGTATCTTTTCCGAAGATGATGTTCGAGCTTATCTGTATGACGAGACCATCTGGAAGCTGGCGTTAGCACGAGATATCATGCAGTCCAACTTTGTAAAAGTCAGGCCGGATGATGATTTGAATACAGTGATGCAGCGATTTACCGCGATTAACGTGGAAGCCTTGCCCGTGGTTGATCAGGAAGACTCCGGTATCCTGCTGGGAATGCTGAATCGTAAAGAGACGATCGGTTATTACAATCAGCAGCTCATGAAGCATAAACGCGCGGGGGAAGAGAGCGAGGGTTAA
- a CDS encoding ATP-dependent helicase, with protein MPLSTSPNQSNHLASLNPAQREAASTLSGPLLVLAGAGTGKTRVITYRMVELIRTGVAPDKILSVTFTNKAAKEMQERMAALLGKRLPAKPFISTFHSLCVRILREEISLLGYPEKFVIYDRGDQESAARTALREIRVNDKSLRPGDLLNRISTWKMANVSPEDANNFTENDFDFLAAMAYRKYQTKLRSSGAVDFDDLLMLTNQLFSDHPEVLERVQAKFDYVQIDEYQDTNLSQFSLIRALVKPHHNLCVVGDDDQSIYGWRGAEVKHILGFQQQFPGAKVVRLENNYRCTDKIIELANRLVAHNRDRHKKHLIAHKKMGSPVRFLELADELTEAEKIIGEIRYLHEAQDVPLRDFAILFRTNEQPRVFETELRRTNVRYQLIGSQSFFDRREIRDLLAYLKTLAFPQDELSMLRIINTPTRGIGSSTVEKLVNQSVKAGNQFWEMVASAQQTNDLSARASTALNGFHDLLKRYRSRLEQSPRDLSRIMHDLIKEIDYESEIKKQYKTSEQQQARIVVLEQFIESINEYCRRTSDPSPIGFLEETALGDRDDLNEKEDQLAQDAVKLMTLHSAKGLEFPRVYLVGMEEGLLPHKRSVEGTDSEIAEERRIAYVGITRAQDYLTLSRAATRTKWGKKQPTLPSRFLFEMRNTDDEE; from the coding sequence ATGCCCCTGTCTACCAGCCCGAACCAATCGAACCACCTGGCTTCTCTCAATCCGGCGCAGCGCGAAGCCGCCTCTACGCTTTCCGGTCCACTTCTGGTGCTAGCCGGAGCGGGTACCGGGAAAACCAGAGTCATCACCTATCGCATGGTGGAGCTCATCCGTACTGGTGTTGCGCCTGATAAAATTCTCTCCGTGACTTTTACCAACAAAGCGGCGAAAGAAATGCAGGAGCGTATGGCAGCGCTGCTGGGCAAAAGACTGCCTGCCAAGCCATTCATTTCCACTTTCCACTCGCTTTGTGTCCGCATTCTGAGGGAAGAAATCTCGCTTTTGGGATATCCTGAGAAGTTCGTCATTTATGATCGAGGCGATCAGGAATCGGCGGCCAGAACCGCGCTACGGGAAATCCGGGTGAATGACAAAAGCTTGCGACCCGGTGATCTGCTTAACAGAATCAGTACCTGGAAAATGGCAAATGTCTCTCCGGAAGACGCTAATAATTTTACTGAAAATGATTTCGACTTCCTGGCAGCCATGGCTTATCGAAAATATCAGACCAAGCTGCGGTCCAGTGGGGCAGTCGATTTTGACGATCTATTGATGCTTACAAACCAGCTTTTCTCTGATCACCCGGAGGTTCTCGAACGGGTTCAGGCAAAATTTGATTATGTCCAGATCGACGAATACCAGGACACCAATCTTTCCCAGTTCAGTCTGATCCGCGCCCTGGTGAAACCTCACCACAACCTGTGTGTAGTCGGCGACGATGATCAGTCAATTTATGGGTGGCGTGGCGCGGAGGTAAAACATATCCTGGGATTCCAGCAACAGTTCCCGGGAGCGAAAGTGGTCCGACTTGAGAACAATTATCGTTGCACGGACAAAATCATTGAACTGGCCAACCGCCTGGTAGCCCATAATCGGGATCGGCATAAAAAACACCTGATTGCCCACAAAAAAATGGGGTCGCCGGTACGCTTTCTAGAGCTGGCAGACGAATTAACGGAAGCCGAAAAGATCATCGGTGAAATCAGATATCTGCATGAAGCTCAGGATGTTCCATTACGCGACTTTGCCATCCTGTTTCGTACCAATGAACAACCCCGGGTGTTCGAGACGGAATTACGCCGAACCAATGTCCGCTACCAGCTGATCGGCAGCCAGTCATTTTTTGATCGCCGCGAAATCCGAGATCTGCTTGCGTACCTGAAAACACTGGCTTTCCCGCAAGATGAGCTTTCCATGTTGCGTATCATCAATACGCCGACGCGCGGGATCGGCAGCAGCACGGTTGAAAAATTAGTCAATCAATCCGTCAAAGCCGGAAACCAGTTTTGGGAGATGGTCGCTTCTGCTCAGCAAACAAACGACCTGAGTGCCCGCGCGAGTACCGCACTGAATGGATTTCACGACCTGCTCAAACGTTATCGATCCCGACTGGAACAGTCTCCCCGGGACCTTTCACGGATCATGCATGATCTGATCAAAGAAATCGACTACGAATCGGAAATCAAAAAACAGTACAAGACCTCAGAACAACAGCAGGCACGCATTGTCGTTCTCGAACAGTTCATCGAATCGATTAATGAATACTGCCGACGAACCAGCGATCCGTCACCCATTGGTTTTCTGGAAGAAACCGCACTGGGGGATCGTGATGACCTGAACGAAAAAGAAGACCAGCTCGCCCAGGACGCCGTCAAACTCATGACACTCCACAGTGCCAAAGGACTGGAATTTCCGCGCGTCTATCTTGTGGGAATGGAAGAGGGACTACTGCCACACAAACGCTCTGTCGAAGGTACCGATTCCGAAATCGCGGAAGAAAGACGAATCGCATATGTAGGAATCACCAGGGCCCAGGATTACCTCACACTAAGTCGTGCAGCAACTCGCACCAAATGGGGGAAAAAGCAACCCACACTTCCGTCACGCTTTCTCTTTGAAATGCGTAATACGGATGATGAAGAGTAA
- a CDS encoding amidohydrolase family protein: protein MIIQGTLVSSSGTFHSQIRLKGNQIVEVGSNLGDADLTFSDDCLIFAGMGDIHIHARDDVGESQIYKEDFCTAAAAAINGGVVHVADMPNNPVPPITDESYNDKVKHLAQRNPAIHFTLYAGIGPGTRPLSFAVPYKAYMGPSVGDLFFRTLEQLDETLSHYRGCNVSFHCEDPILLDEHANAATHEERRPAECEISATRFALQMIEKYDLRGKLCHYSVGEGLPLIREARNRGVQVTCEVTPHHLYFDQSDLTDENRGKMQMNPPLRTISDRKAMLAALRDGTLDYLATDHAPHTLEENEQGISGQPHLDTYGAFVTWLILDQKFTPEQAAQFCSENPGHFVNPYVSPKKFGRIEAGYTASLTVLNLKRPVTIKREDIQTKCGWSPFEGITFPGSVEAVFIEGKQVR, encoded by the coding sequence ATGATCATACAAGGAACTCTCGTCAGTTCTTCAGGAACTTTTCACAGCCAGATCCGCCTCAAGGGAAATCAGATAGTCGAGGTCGGCTCGAATCTGGGTGATGCAGATCTCACATTTTCTGATGACTGCCTGATCTTTGCCGGCATGGGTGACATTCACATTCATGCCCGTGACGATGTCGGCGAGTCACAAATCTACAAAGAAGATTTCTGCACTGCCGCTGCCGCTGCTATTAATGGGGGAGTGGTGCACGTCGCTGATATGCCTAATAACCCGGTGCCTCCCATCACCGACGAAAGCTACAACGACAAAGTCAAACACCTGGCACAGCGAAATCCGGCGATCCATTTTACTCTCTATGCGGGGATCGGCCCCGGAACCAGACCGCTTTCATTTGCAGTACCATATAAAGCTTACATGGGTCCCAGCGTCGGTGATCTGTTTTTCAGAACACTGGAACAGTTGGATGAAACGCTGTCACATTACCGGGGTTGTAATGTCAGCTTTCACTGTGAAGATCCGATTCTGTTGGATGAGCACGCCAACGCCGCTACACACGAAGAACGCCGTCCCGCTGAATGCGAAATTTCTGCTACGCGATTTGCATTGCAGATGATCGAGAAATATGATCTTCGAGGCAAACTCTGTCACTATTCTGTCGGGGAAGGGCTGCCACTGATTCGCGAGGCCCGCAATCGTGGAGTCCAAGTCACCTGCGAAGTAACTCCTCACCACCTCTATTTTGATCAGTCTGACCTGACTGATGAGAATCGAGGAAAAATGCAGATGAATCCGCCACTACGGACCATCTCTGATCGTAAAGCGATGCTGGCTGCCTTACGCGATGGAACTTTGGATTACCTTGCCACGGATCATGCTCCCCATACCCTGGAGGAAAACGAGCAGGGGATCTCCGGACAACCGCATCTCGATACCTATGGCGCATTCGTAACGTGGTTGATTCTGGATCAGAAATTCACGCCCGAACAGGCAGCACAATTCTGTTCGGAAAACCCGGGCCACTTTGTGAACCCATATGTTTCACCGAAGAAATTTGGCCGGATTGAAGCAGGATATACCGCCAGCTTGACAGTGCTCAATCTCAAGCGACCAGTAACAATCAAACGCGAAGACATCCAGACCAAATGTGGCTGGTCCCCCTTTGAAGGGATTACCTTCCCAGGCTCGGTTGAAGCTGTCTTTATTGAAGGCAAACAGGTTCGCTGA